A window of Methylobacterium bullatum genomic DNA:
CTCGACTTTCCGCCAGGGCGCGGCTTACGTTTCAGGTCATTATGTCAGAGCCTTCATCACGGAATCACAGGCGGTGCGGCTTCGTCCCCCGTCTGGCCCTCGTCCTCGGCGGCCTTCTCGCCGCGGGAGGATGCTCCGGCGACCTCAACGCCATGCGCGGCGCCTATACGCTCGCCGGGGGCGGCCCGAAGGATGTGAAGGCGCCCGATTTCGTGGTGCAATCCCGCAAGACTGACGCCGAATACCTGCCCGTCGGCGTCGCAGCACCGGCCAGACCCATCAGCGCCCGCACCGCCGAGGGGACGAGAAGTCTCGAGAACGATCTGATGGGCGCGCGCGGGCGTAACGAGGCCAAGGGCCGCGCCGCCGAGAGCGCCGCCCGCGCCACAGCCCAGATACAGCCTGCACAATAACGGTCGGCTCCCAGCCGCCGAGATGGTAGACAGGCCGACCACGTCAGAGTGATGACAGTTTTGAACGCGCGAATCATGCGATTGGCGCATCGGATCCCGTGAAGCCCATGACCGATTTTCACCGCATCAAGCGCCTGCCCCCCTACGTGTTCGAGCAGGTCAACCGGATCAAGGCCCAGGCGCGCGCCAATGGCGCCGACATCATCGATCTCGGCATGGGCAATCCCGATCTCGACGCCCCGCGCCACGTCATCGCCAAGCTGGTGGAGACGGCGGGCCGGCCGCGCACGGACCGCTACTCGTCCTCGAAGGGCATCGCGGGTCTGCGCCGCGCCCAGGCGAACTATTACAAGCGTCGCTTCGGCGTGAGCCTGAACCCCGACACGCAGGTGGTGGCGACGCTCGGCTCGAAGGAAGGCTTCGCCAACATGGCGCAGGCGATCACCGCGCCTGGCGACGTCGTGCTGGTGCCGAATCCGAGCTACCCGATCCACGCCTTCGGCTTCCTGATGGCGGGCGGCGTCATCCGCTCCGTGCCGGCCGAGCCGACTCCGGCCTTCTTCCCGGCCGTCGAGAAGGCGATGCAGCACTCGATCCCCAAGCCCGTCGCGATCGTCGTCTGCTACCCCTCGAACCCCACGGCCTATGTGGCCAGCCTCGATTTCTACCGGGACCTCGTCGCCTTCGCCAAGCGCCACGAGATCATCATCCTGTCGGACCTGGCCTATGCGGAGGTCTATTTCGACGGCGAGCCGCCACCCTCCGTCCTGGAAGTGCCGGGCGCGATCGACTGCACGGTGGAGTTCACCTCGCTGTCGAAGACTTTCTCCA
This region includes:
- the alaC gene encoding Glutamate-pyruvate aminotransferase AlaC yields the protein MTDFHRIKRLPPYVFEQVNRIKAQARANGADIIDLGMGNPDLDAPRHVIAKLVETAGRPRTDRYSSSKGIAGLRRAQANYYKRRFGVSLNPDTQVVATLGSKEGFANMAQAITAPGDVVLVPNPSYPIHAFGFLMAGGVIRSVPAEPTPAFFPAVEKAMQHSIPKPVAIVVCYPSNPTAYVASLDFYRDLVAFAKRHEIIILSDLAYAEVYFDGEPPPSVLEVPGAIDCTVEFTSLSKTFSMAGWRMGFAVGNERLLAALTRVKSYLDYGAFTPIQVAATAALNGPEDCIVEMRGIYKKRRDALIESFDKTGWKIPSPSASMFAWVPIPEKYQSLGSLEFSKLLLEKSDVAVAPGIGFGEHGDNYVRIALVENEQRIRQAARNIRRFFETSDRTLHNVVPLTKAG